A genomic window from Silene latifolia isolate original U9 population chromosome 11, ASM4854445v1, whole genome shotgun sequence includes:
- the LOC141611295 gene encoding F-box only protein 8-like produces MEISSIILPDDILEEILVRLPVKYLLRWKCVCKHWYNLIGDYDFAKKHYHFQYVMLGAHNDAGPLFLDSPSQVSKPAEFYLLSKDGVDDVVLDITSDFSSVIPPTFGNDFELHNQFLRCIGVMNGVIGLQWGRTRLALWNPATREFKDVARWPVIPDNKAAEQFCGEILGFVFDQQSNDFKILGLINFDGGDDVSTIYEFHLYSLKSNSWKRIEKGPSDRPSLLYSDRDACLNNGVYYWLKCTDVNCFQNLILSFDFKSENFKEFDPPKCYVCRNNQHTFDERVWCGCKNELRIGKYKDGLALFLTRTLENADCSFEIWAVTKFQEDDHGVPLAWELVIIVEPIHSFNWWSLSVQAFRAFGDLLVMIQRGNSFEDEEACLYDPSTHTYNNLGLAFCSCYKYVESLFSLSR; encoded by the coding sequence ATGGAAATAAGCAGTATTATTCTTCCTGATGATATATTGGAGGAAATACTTGTGAGGCTTCCTGTTAAATACTTGCTACGATGGAAATGTGTTTGTAAACACTGGTACAATCTCATTGGTGATTATGATTTCGCTAAGAAACATTACCATTTTCAATATGTCATGCTCGGAGCTCATAATGATGCTGGGCCTCTCTTTCTTGATTCGCCTTCACAAGTTTCAAAGCCGGCTGAGTTTTACCTTTTGTCTAAAGATGGAGTTGACGATGTTGTTTTAGATATAACTTCTGATTTCAGCAGCGTTATTCCGCCCACATTTGGCAATGATTTTGAATTACATAATCAATTTCTTCGATGCATAGGGGTTATGAATGGTGTTATTGGCCTTCAATGGGGTCGTACTCGTTTGGCGCTGTGGAATCCAGCCACTAGAGAATTTAAGGACGTTGCTCGTTGGCCAGTTATCCCTGATAATAAAGCCGCTGAACAGTTTTGTGGTGAGATTCTTGGTTTTGTCTTTGATCAACAATCTAATGATTTTAAAATTTTGGGATTAATTAATTTTGATGGTGGTGATGATGTGAGTACCATTTATGAATTCCATTTGTACTCGCTCAAGTCCAACTCTTGGAAGAGGATTGAGAAGGGTCCAAGTGATCGTCCGAGTCTTCTCTATTCGGACAGAGATGCGTGCTTAAATAACGGTGTTTATTATTGGCTCAAATGTACGGATgtcaattgttttcaaaatctcatcttatcttttgacttcaaATCCGAAAATTTCAAGGAATTTGATCCTCCCAAGTGTTACGTGTGTCGTAATAATCAACATACATTTGATGAACGAGTATGGTGCGGGTGCAAGAACGAGCTGAGAATAGGAAAGTATAAGGACGGACTTGCGCTCTTTCTTACTCGTACCTTAGAAAACGCGGATTGTAGTTTTGAAATATGGGCAGTGACAAAATTTCAAGAGGATGATCATGGAGTTCCCTTGGCTTGGGAACTTGTAATTATAGTTGAACCTATTCACTCGTTCAATTGGTGGTCATTGTCAGTGCAGGCATTTCGAGCTTTTGGTGATCTGCTCGTTATGATTCAGCGTGGAAATTCTTTCGAGGACGAAGAGGCCTGCCTCTATGATCCCTCTACACACACCTATAACAATCTGGGACTAGCATTTTGTTCTTGTTATAAGTATGTGGAGAGCTTGTTTTCTCTGTCAAGATAA
- the LOC141613048 gene encoding uncharacterized protein LOC141613048, whose translation MAKKIRNLSNLERAKIIQILLLKCINGKPVRGTMLEVAQQYGVTRKAITNLRNEAKQQRDARELINVNSKLKGREGTNKVIFDTAKFKSIHYKLRTTQKRVVAAMAVSQSTVCRWVKSKVIRSHTNAIKPSLTDKNKLARLIFGLSKLYYDDMLSKIMFKDQSNVIHIDEKWFYITKDGGIWPFVSLEPAQRNSKNRVAGTIETKPIDSITKQVVKNMMLGVVLPEIKRKWSANASKTIFIQQDNARPHISNTDPDFREATSSDGAIQSLQTLTNSYKVDELVVAVKTAFDNLEVIKLNYVFITLQGCMIEVLKRRGHNDYKISHMHKSKLAKEGLLPEYLEAEKSLVKDSIRYINNVDSVDVANAGNAENITDLVDAVMSDSPYFIDMCS comes from the exons ATGGCAAAGAAAATCAGAAACTTGAGTAACTTAGAGAGAGCAAAAATTATTCAGATTCTACTTCTGAAATGTATAAATGGGAAACCAGTCAGGGGTACCATGTTAGAGGTGGCTCAACAATATGGTGTAACCAGGAAAGCCATCACGAATTTAAGGAATGAAGCAAAGCAACAAAGAGATGCAAGGGAACTCATTAACGTGAATAGCAAACTAAAGGGAAGGGAAGGAACTAACAAGGTTATATTTGATACTGCAAAGTTCAAAAGCATTCACTACAAACTCAGGACTACTCAAAAAAGGGTGGTTGCTGCTATGGCTGTAAGTCAGTCAACTGTCTGTAGATGGGTTAAAAGCAAAGTGATTAGGAGTCATACCAATGCTATCAAACCAAGTTTGACAGACAAAAATAAGCTAGCTAGGTTAATTTTCGGTCTCTCTAAGCTATATTATGATGATATGCTTAGTAAAATCATGTTCAAAGACCAAAGTAATGTTATACACATAGATGAGAAATGGTTTTACATTACTAAAGATGGAG GAATTTGGCCCTTTGTTTCTTTGGAGCCAGCCcaaagaaattcaaagaatagGGTTGCAGGCACAATTGAGACAAAACCAATTGACTCCATTACTAAACAAGTTGTCAAGAATATGATGTTAGGGGTGGTGCTACCAGAAATCAAGAGAAAATGGTCTGCAAATGCAAGTAAAACCATATTCATCCAGCAAGATAATGCAAGGCCACACATCAGCAACACAGATCCAGATTTCAGAGAGGCAACAAGCAGTGATGG GGCCATCCAATCTCTCCAAACACTCACCAATTCATACAAAGTGGATGAGCTAGTGGTAGCAGTAAAAACTGCCTTCGACAATTTAGAAGTGATTAAGCTAAATTATGTGTTCATCACTTTGCAGGGTTGTATGATAGAAGTGTTAAAACGAAGAGGACATAATGATTACAAAATCTCACACATGCATAAGAGCAAGTTAGCAAAGGAAGGATTACTCCCAGAGTATTTAGAGGCAGAAAAAAGCTTGGTAAAAGATAGCATCAGGTATATTAACAATGTTGACAGTGTTGATGTTGCTAATGCAGGTAATGCAGAAAATATTACCGACTTGGTAGATGCTGTAATGTCAGATTCACCGTATTTCATAGATATGTGCAGTTAG